In Pseudomonas sp. MYb327, one DNA window encodes the following:
- a CDS encoding glycosyltransferase — protein sequence MNSLPLVSLVIPAFNPRFFNRALRSAVTQSYGNLEIIVCDDSRDNEIEDIVASVVEQTGVAVHYVRNPRTLGLVGNLQACLEQAQGEFIKFLCDDDQLFSACIERQAQPLIDHAEVNLVLAQRLFWDADDLVLPSRLENTPLSPASGLFKGEDLLGIFENFPVNILGGFSNALFRRADVLELMPALTQPGHCFVATLDFALYVCLLRRGNLVVSNLILSVERLYPERLSGQQAMKDAVEAERQWMLQMLKARSGESAPAPGWVRYLPLSKAGESPRVWEELPLSRTLGTRQTTQDYQVGIASVSFAELYGQWLSCRSLSDGQRELLSETLAGWPHVPKIVPVIIDEHGSRSALELTLEALAEQDYAPELTLVLSSACTEARLSEGVFRLPLQDDWQQQINDLLPQLAGADWFYLLRAGDRLVAPALLVMAERIAHSHTLTCLYSDEGGLRQGESVEPAFKPDFNLDLMRSYPYVGRALAFERERFLALGGFDSVYGELAPHDVLWRMVENDGTQVIGHIAEVLLESVFDLGKWLSQPDVIDNNRLLLEAHLQRVGVAHDIRQGSSALLNRVDYRHADQPLVSIIIASQDQTIALQRCVETLLEKTAYGEYELLLVDNGSESAEARAWFAAMAQLGSERIRVVSCERQDNVAALRNFAVNQSRGDYVLLLNPYAVITQGDWLDELLNHAQRPEVGVVGAKLFNPDGCVLHAGLILGLQGPAGAPFYGESLQALGYMNRLQVAHNLSAVGGDCLMVRKAVFEAVGGLDEQELAQSLHEVDLCLRVGQEGYLVVWTPFAQMALGAKPAVVGQADEETSRAQEQEVFYKRWLPLIARDPAYNVNMSLHGLGGSSFSLEPGLRTGWSPFSNEHLPKILAVPINASAIGHYRVTQPLLELEAAGRAFGRIHYSMPSIIEIERQAPDVIILQGRYSEGTISEIPALQRYSNARRIYELDDYVIHVPHRNAHIRNMPGKDEMERLVRGAIGMCDRVVVSTESLGNALSDMHNDIRVVPNMLAANLWTDLRSQRRTSKKPRVGWGGGTSHHGDLAVIADVVRELANEVDWVFFGMCPDDLRPYMHEFHGVIGLDVYPAKLASLNLDLALAPLEFHIFNDCKSNLRLLEYGACGYPVICTDTEAYRGYLPCTRIKTNSTDEWLQAIRMHLADPDASYRMGDELRETVLRDYVLRGDNLRYWENGWLAD from the coding sequence GTGAATTCACTTCCGCTTGTCAGCCTGGTCATTCCTGCCTTCAACCCACGCTTTTTCAACCGGGCCTTGCGCAGTGCCGTGACCCAGAGTTACGGCAATCTGGAGATCATTGTCTGCGATGACAGTCGCGACAACGAGATCGAGGACATCGTCGCTTCGGTGGTTGAGCAAACCGGAGTCGCCGTGCACTACGTGCGCAATCCGCGCACCCTGGGGCTGGTCGGTAACCTGCAAGCATGCCTTGAGCAGGCGCAAGGCGAGTTCATCAAGTTTCTCTGTGATGATGATCAACTGTTCTCGGCGTGCATTGAGCGCCAGGCGCAGCCGCTCATCGATCATGCAGAGGTGAATCTGGTACTGGCCCAGCGACTGTTCTGGGATGCCGATGACCTGGTGCTGCCGTCGCGGCTCGAAAACACGCCGCTTTCCCCGGCGAGCGGGCTGTTCAAGGGCGAAGACCTGCTGGGGATCTTCGAGAACTTCCCGGTCAATATCCTCGGCGGATTCAGCAATGCGCTGTTCCGTCGCGCGGATGTGCTGGAGCTGATGCCAGCCTTGACCCAGCCAGGACACTGCTTCGTCGCAACCCTCGATTTTGCCCTGTACGTTTGCCTGCTGCGGCGCGGCAACCTGGTGGTGTCCAACCTCATCCTCAGTGTCGAGCGCCTGTATCCGGAGCGGCTGAGCGGCCAGCAAGCCATGAAGGACGCGGTAGAGGCCGAGCGGCAATGGATGTTGCAGATGCTCAAGGCCCGCAGCGGCGAGTCGGCGCCTGCACCTGGATGGGTTCGCTATCTGCCGCTGTCCAAGGCGGGCGAGTCACCCCGGGTCTGGGAAGAGTTGCCATTGAGCCGAACCTTGGGTACCCGGCAGACCACTCAGGATTACCAGGTCGGTATCGCCAGCGTCAGTTTCGCCGAGCTGTATGGCCAGTGGCTTTCCTGCCGCAGTCTCAGCGACGGGCAGCGAGAGCTGTTGTCGGAAACGCTGGCCGGTTGGCCGCATGTGCCTAAAATCGTCCCGGTCATCATTGATGAGCACGGCAGCCGATCTGCGCTGGAGCTCACGCTGGAAGCGCTCGCGGAACAGGATTACGCGCCTGAGCTGACGCTGGTGCTTTCGTCTGCCTGTACTGAGGCCAGGCTGAGTGAAGGGGTTTTCCGTTTGCCGCTGCAAGATGACTGGCAGCAACAAATCAACGATCTGCTGCCGCAACTGGCAGGCGCCGACTGGTTCTATCTGCTGCGCGCCGGCGATCGTCTGGTGGCCCCGGCCTTGCTCGTCATGGCCGAACGGATCGCCCACTCGCACACACTGACGTGCCTGTACAGCGATGAGGGCGGACTGCGACAGGGGGAATCGGTGGAGCCTGCGTTCAAACCCGATTTCAACCTGGACCTCATGCGCAGCTACCCCTACGTCGGGCGTGCCCTGGCGTTCGAGCGCGAGCGATTCCTGGCGCTGGGCGGTTTTGATTCGGTGTACGGCGAACTGGCACCTCACGATGTGTTGTGGCGCATGGTCGAGAATGACGGCACCCAGGTGATCGGCCACATCGCCGAAGTGTTGCTGGAGTCGGTGTTCGACCTGGGCAAATGGCTGTCGCAGCCGGACGTGATCGACAACAATCGGCTGTTGCTCGAGGCGCACCTGCAACGTGTTGGCGTCGCCCATGACATTCGCCAGGGCAGTTCGGCGCTGCTCAATCGTGTCGACTATCGGCATGCCGATCAGCCGCTGGTGTCGATCATCATTGCCAGTCAGGACCAGACGATTGCCTTGCAGCGTTGCGTCGAGACCCTGCTGGAGAAGACCGCTTACGGCGAGTACGAATTACTGCTGGTGGACAATGGCAGCGAGAGCGCCGAGGCGCGGGCCTGGTTCGCCGCTATGGCGCAGTTGGGCAGTGAGCGGATTCGTGTGGTGAGCTGTGAGCGTCAGGACAATGTGGCGGCGCTGCGCAATTTCGCCGTGAACCAGTCCCGTGGTGATTACGTCCTGTTGCTCAACCCTTATGCGGTGATCACCCAGGGTGACTGGCTGGATGAATTGCTCAACCACGCACAGCGTCCGGAAGTCGGCGTGGTCGGCGCCAAGCTGTTCAACCCGGATGGTTGCGTGTTGCATGCCGGCCTGATCCTTGGTCTGCAGGGCCCGGCCGGTGCGCCGTTTTACGGCGAGTCTCTGCAGGCATTGGGTTACATGAACCGGTTGCAGGTCGCTCACAATTTGAGTGCCGTCGGTGGTGATTGCCTGATGGTGCGCAAAGCGGTGTTCGAAGCGGTCGGCGGCCTGGACGAGCAGGAGCTGGCGCAGTCGCTGCACGAGGTGGACCTGTGCCTGCGGGTTGGCCAGGAAGGTTATCTGGTGGTGTGGACACCTTTTGCTCAAATGGCGCTGGGGGCGAAACCGGCCGTGGTGGGGCAAGCGGACGAGGAGACTTCGCGTGCCCAGGAACAGGAGGTATTCTACAAACGGTGGTTACCGCTGATTGCCCGTGATCCGGCTTACAACGTCAATATGTCGTTGCATGGGCTCGGTGGCTCCAGCTTCAGTCTCGAGCCAGGCCTGCGTACAGGCTGGAGCCCGTTTTCCAACGAACATCTGCCCAAAATTCTCGCGGTGCCCATCAATGCATCTGCCATTGGTCACTACCGGGTGACGCAGCCCTTGCTCGAGCTGGAAGCGGCAGGCCGGGCTTTCGGGCGTATCCATTACAGCATGCCGTCGATCATTGAAATCGAGCGTCAGGCGCCTGACGTTATCATCCTGCAAGGTCGCTATTCAGAAGGGACGATCAGCGAGATTCCCGCACTGCAACGCTACTCCAATGCGCGGCGGATCTACGAGCTCGATGACTATGTCATCCACGTTCCACATCGCAATGCGCATATCCGCAACATGCCGGGCAAGGATGAGATGGAGAGGCTGGTGCGAGGGGCGATCGGTATGTGCGATCGCGTCGTGGTCTCGACCGAGTCGCTGGGTAATGCGTTATCCGACATGCACAACGACATTCGTGTCGTGCCGAACATGCTCGCGGCCAACTTGTGGACGGATCTGCGCAGTCAGCGCCGCACCTCGAAAAAACCTCGGGTCGGCTGGGGCGGCGGCACCAGTCACCACGGGGACCTGGCGGTCATTGCCGATGTGGTTCGTGAGTTGGCCAATGAAGTCGACTGGGTATTCTTCGGCATGTGCCCGGATGATCTACGCCCGTACATGCACGAGTTCCATGGGGTGATCGGGCTGGATGTCTACCCGGCGAAGCTGGCCAGCCTGAATCTGGACCTGGCATTGGCACCACTGGAGTTCCATATCTTCAACGACTGCAAGAGCAACCTGCGCTTGCTGGAGTATGGCGCTTGTGGCTACCCGGTGATCTGCACCGACACCGAAGCCTATCGCGGCTATTTGCCGTGTACCCGAATCAAGACCAATTCCACGGACGAGTGGCTGCAAGCCATCCGCATGCACCTGGCTGATCCGGATGCCAGTTATCGCATGGGTGATGAGCTGCGCGAGACCGTCTTGCGCGACTACGTGTTGCGCGGCGACAATCTACGTTACTGGGAAAACGGCTGGCTCGCGGACTGA
- the rfbF gene encoding glucose-1-phosphate cytidylyltransferase: protein MKAVILAGGLGTRISEESHLKPKPMIEIGGKPILWHIMKQYSAHGIHDFVICLGYKGYAIKDFFANYFLHTSDVTFDMCNNRMDVHQNYSEPWRVTLIDTGEETMTGGRLRRAARYLEGEKAFCFTYGDGVSDLNIGELVDFHLSHGKLATVTAVQPPGRYGALEREGDTVLGFTEKPRGDGGWINGGFFVLSPKVLPYITDDQTSWEAEPLAALASEQQLQAFQHDGFWHPMDTLRDKNHLESLWQSGEAPWKQWD, encoded by the coding sequence ATGAAGGCAGTTATTTTGGCGGGTGGCCTGGGCACGCGGATCAGTGAAGAGTCGCACCTCAAGCCCAAGCCAATGATCGAGATCGGCGGCAAGCCAATTCTCTGGCACATCATGAAGCAGTACTCCGCGCACGGAATCCACGATTTCGTGATCTGCCTTGGCTACAAGGGCTACGCGATCAAGGACTTCTTCGCCAACTACTTCCTGCATACCTCCGACGTCACCTTCGACATGTGCAACAACCGCATGGACGTTCATCAGAACTACAGCGAGCCATGGCGCGTCACCCTGATCGATACCGGTGAAGAAACCATGACCGGTGGCCGTCTGCGTCGCGCGGCCCGTTATCTGGAAGGTGAAAAGGCCTTCTGCTTCACCTACGGCGATGGCGTTTCCGACCTTAATATCGGCGAGTTGGTGGATTTCCACCTCAGCCACGGCAAGCTCGCCACTGTCACCGCGGTACAGCCACCGGGACGCTACGGCGCCCTGGAACGCGAGGGCGACACGGTGTTGGGCTTCACTGAAAAACCACGGGGCGACGGCGGCTGGATCAACGGCGGCTTCTTTGTACTGTCGCCCAAAGTCTTGCCCTACATCACCGACGATCAAACGTCCTGGGAAGCCGAACCTTTGGCGGCCCTGGCCAGCGAGCAACAGTTGCAAGCGTTCCAGCACGACGGTTTCTGGCACCCGATGGACACCCTGCGTGACAAGAATCACCTGGAGTCGTTGTGGCAGAGCGGGGAGGCCCCATGGAAACAATGGGACTGA
- the rfbG gene encoding CDP-glucose 4,6-dehydratase: protein METMGLSQDFWRGKRVLVTGHTGFKGSWLTLWLQSLGAQVSGFSLDPSTEPSLFELARVHEGINDQRGDLRDLGALLELIGDTQPEIVLHLAAQPLVREGYRDPLGTYSSNVMGTLNLLEAIRQVGGVRACVLVTTDKVYANQEWLWPYRENEALGGHDPYSSSKACCELLAQSYAASFFPAEKHADHGLALATARAGNVLGGGDFAPERLIPDVLKAWSANEPVTLRYPQAVRPWQHALEPLAGYLQLAAGLYEQGPQFAGAWNFGPSEADMCSVGEVVELLAHRWPQARGLRIEPSEMHEAGLLRLDSSRARQLLAWQPRWSLQQCLTQTLDWHMAWQNGDDMRAITLGQLNQYRGAL, encoded by the coding sequence ATGGAAACAATGGGACTGAGCCAGGACTTCTGGCGCGGCAAACGGGTTCTGGTCACCGGCCACACCGGTTTCAAGGGCAGTTGGCTGACGCTGTGGCTGCAAAGCCTGGGCGCACAGGTCAGCGGGTTCTCCCTCGATCCGTCCACCGAGCCGAGCCTGTTCGAACTGGCGCGCGTGCACGAAGGCATCAACGATCAGCGCGGTGATTTGCGTGACCTCGGTGCCTTGCTCGAACTGATCGGCGACACCCAACCGGAAATCGTCTTGCACCTCGCTGCCCAGCCGCTGGTGCGCGAAGGTTATCGCGACCCGCTGGGTACGTATTCCAGCAACGTCATGGGCACCCTCAACCTGCTCGAAGCGATCCGTCAGGTCGGCGGCGTCCGTGCCTGCGTGCTGGTGACCACCGACAAGGTGTACGCCAATCAGGAATGGCTGTGGCCATACCGCGAGAATGAAGCGTTGGGCGGTCACGATCCCTACAGCAGCAGCAAGGCGTGTTGCGAGTTGCTGGCGCAATCCTATGCCGCGTCGTTCTTCCCTGCTGAAAAGCATGCCGACCACGGCCTCGCCCTGGCTACGGCGCGCGCCGGCAACGTGCTGGGGGGAGGTGATTTCGCACCGGAGCGATTGATTCCCGATGTCCTCAAGGCGTGGTCGGCGAACGAGCCCGTGACCCTGCGCTACCCGCAAGCCGTGCGCCCGTGGCAGCACGCGCTGGAACCGCTGGCCGGGTATCTGCAGCTGGCCGCCGGTCTGTATGAGCAAGGCCCGCAGTTCGCCGGTGCGTGGAACTTCGGTCCGAGCGAGGCGGACATGTGCAGTGTCGGCGAGGTGGTCGAGTTGCTTGCCCATCGTTGGCCGCAAGCACGTGGCTTGCGCATCGAACCGAGCGAGATGCATGAAGCCGGGCTGTTGCGCCTGGACAGCAGCCGCGCCCGTCAATTGCTGGCCTGGCAACCTCGCTGGTCCTTGCAGCAATGCCTGACTCAGACGCTGGATTGGCATATGGCGTGGCAGAACGGTGACGACATGCGCGCTATCACTCTGGGCCAATTGAACCAGTACCGAGGCGCGCTGTGA
- the rfbC gene encoding dTDP-4-dehydrorhamnose 3,5-epimerase produces the protein MSEFLLKALPLDGLFSVQHKRFEDERGHFARLFCEGSLSAFGHAFHIRQINHSCTRERGTVRGLHYQTAQAPEAKLITCLRGDVWDVAVDLRPDSETFLHWHAEHLRAGDGRSLLIPAGFAHGFQTLSADAEMLYLHSHDYTPEHEGGLSVNDPRLAIAWPLPVNNLSARDANHPSLDEYFAGVRL, from the coding sequence GTGAGTGAATTTCTATTGAAAGCGTTGCCGCTGGACGGGTTGTTCAGCGTGCAGCACAAACGCTTCGAAGACGAGCGCGGGCACTTCGCCCGGCTGTTTTGCGAAGGCAGCCTGAGCGCTTTCGGCCATGCGTTTCACATTCGTCAGATCAATCATTCCTGCACCCGCGAGCGCGGCACCGTGCGCGGCCTGCATTATCAGACTGCTCAGGCGCCTGAAGCAAAATTGATTACCTGCCTGCGCGGTGACGTGTGGGATGTGGCAGTGGATTTGCGCCCCGACTCCGAAACCTTTTTGCACTGGCACGCCGAACACCTGCGAGCTGGCGATGGGCGCAGCCTGTTGATCCCTGCCGGTTTCGCCCACGGCTTCCAGACCCTGAGTGCCGATGCCGAGATGCTTTACCTGCACAGCCACGATTACACACCCGAACACGAAGGTGGGTTGTCGGTGAATGACCCGCGGTTGGCGATTGCCTGGCCGCTGCCTGTCAATAATCTGTCGGCGCGGGATGCCAACCATCCGTCCCTTGATGAATACTTTGCCGGAGTGCGTTTATGA
- a CDS encoding class I SAM-dependent methyltransferase: MNCRGCATPLALPLIDLGTSPPSNAYVRADQLEQAEQWVPLKVAVCQQCWLVQTEDYTRADSLFDAEYAYFSSFSSTWLAHAEKYVAEMVERFGLTADSRVVEIAANDGYLLQYVAGRGIPCLGVEPTRSTAQAAREKGLDIRELFFGRDTAAQLISEGWGADLMAANNVLAHVPDINDFLGGFATLLKPAGVATFEFPQLLTLMAGQQFDTLYHEHYSYLSLTSVQALCERNGLQVFDVSQLSTHGGSLRVFVQRLDGERRQVQSAVQQQLQAELTAGVKTLEYYATLAPAAERIKHELLRFLLQARADGKRVVGYGAAAKGNTLLNYAGVRPDLLAWVADANPHKQGKYLPGSRIPIVSPTQIDIEKPDYVLVLPWNLLHEVSQQLANVRRWDGRFVIAVPELTVL; the protein is encoded by the coding sequence ATGAACTGCCGTGGTTGCGCGACTCCACTGGCCTTGCCGCTGATTGACCTCGGCACGTCGCCGCCGTCCAACGCCTACGTGCGCGCCGATCAGTTGGAGCAGGCCGAGCAATGGGTGCCCTTGAAGGTCGCGGTATGTCAGCAGTGCTGGCTGGTGCAGACCGAGGATTACACCCGCGCCGACAGCCTGTTCGATGCCGAGTACGCCTACTTCAGTTCGTTCTCCAGTACCTGGCTGGCCCATGCCGAAAAGTATGTGGCCGAGATGGTCGAGCGCTTCGGCCTGACCGCTGACAGCCGTGTGGTGGAAATTGCCGCCAATGACGGTTACCTGTTGCAGTACGTGGCGGGGCGCGGCATTCCGTGCCTGGGCGTCGAGCCGACCCGCAGCACCGCGCAAGCGGCACGGGAAAAAGGCCTGGATATTCGTGAACTGTTTTTCGGTCGCGACACCGCTGCGCAGTTGATCAGCGAAGGCTGGGGCGCTGACCTGATGGCTGCCAACAACGTGCTGGCCCATGTGCCGGACATCAACGATTTCCTCGGCGGTTTTGCGACCTTGCTCAAACCGGCGGGTGTGGCGACCTTCGAATTTCCGCAATTGCTGACGCTGATGGCCGGGCAGCAGTTCGACACGCTGTATCACGAACACTATTCCTACCTGTCCCTGACTTCCGTGCAGGCCTTGTGCGAACGCAATGGCCTGCAAGTGTTCGACGTCAGCCAGCTCTCGACCCATGGCGGTTCGCTGCGGGTGTTCGTACAGCGCCTGGATGGCGAGCGTCGTCAGGTGCAGTCGGCGGTACAGCAGCAGTTGCAGGCCGAACTCACAGCCGGAGTGAAAACACTCGAGTATTACGCAACCCTCGCGCCAGCCGCTGAACGCATCAAGCACGAACTGTTGCGCTTCTTGTTGCAGGCCAGGGCCGATGGCAAGCGAGTGGTTGGCTATGGCGCCGCCGCGAAGGGCAACACCTTGCTCAACTACGCCGGGGTCAGACCGGACCTGCTGGCCTGGGTCGCCGATGCCAACCCGCACAAGCAGGGCAAGTACCTGCCGGGAAGTCGCATTCCGATCGTGTCGCCGACGCAAATCGATATCGAAAAACCGGATTACGTCTTGGTGCTGCCGTGGAATCTGCTGCACGAAGTTAGTCAGCAACTGGCCAATGTCCGTCGGTGGGATGGCCGTTTCGTGATTGCCGTGCCTGAGTTGACCGTCCTGTGA
- a CDS encoding NAD(P)-dependent oxidoreductase: protein MKVLVTGATGFVGRHLVAALLARGCEVRAVARNAETAAGLPWINAVEFIAADIDADDLNVAALTKNIDALAHLAWPGLPNYQALFHFEHNLMADYRFIKRAVEAGVAQVLVTGTCFEYGMQSGPLSEQTEPQPGNPYGLAKNTLRLFIEQLQRLQPFTLQWARLFYLHGEGQNPNSLLAALDRAIDAGDDSFNMSAGEQLRDYLPIETTAGYLASILHQRNFNGVINCSSGRPISVRALVEQRLHERDASIRLNLGHYPYPTHEPMAFWGVADRLQQLLGAEHGA from the coding sequence GTGAAGGTGCTGGTGACCGGGGCCACCGGGTTTGTCGGACGACATCTGGTTGCGGCGTTGCTCGCCCGCGGCTGCGAAGTTCGCGCGGTGGCGCGCAACGCCGAGACCGCCGCGGGTTTGCCGTGGATCAATGCCGTGGAATTCATCGCGGCGGATATTGACGCCGACGACTTGAATGTCGCCGCGTTGACCAAGAACATCGATGCCCTGGCGCATCTGGCGTGGCCGGGACTGCCGAACTATCAGGCGTTGTTTCATTTCGAGCACAACCTGATGGCCGACTATCGGTTCATCAAGCGCGCGGTCGAGGCGGGCGTGGCCCAGGTGCTGGTCACCGGCACCTGTTTTGAATATGGCATGCAGAGCGGGCCACTCAGCGAGCAGACCGAGCCGCAGCCCGGTAATCCCTATGGATTGGCAAAGAACACCCTGCGCCTGTTCATAGAGCAACTGCAACGACTGCAGCCGTTCACCCTGCAATGGGCGCGTCTGTTTTACCTGCACGGCGAAGGCCAGAACCCCAACAGCCTGTTGGCAGCGCTGGACCGTGCGATCGATGCCGGGGACGACAGCTTCAACATGTCGGCAGGCGAACAGTTGCGCGATTACCTGCCGATCGAAACCACCGCCGGTTACCTCGCATCGATCCTGCACCAACGCAACTTCAACGGGGTGATCAATTGTTCCAGCGGCCGACCAATTTCGGTTCGGGCACTGGTAGAGCAACGCCTGCACGAACGCGACGCGTCGATCCGCTTGAATCTCGGTCATTACCCATACCCGACCCACGAACCGATGGCTTTCTGGGGTGTAGCAGACCGCTTGCAGCAGCTGCTGGGAGCAGAGCATGGGGCATGA
- a CDS encoding cephalosporin hydroxylase family protein codes for MTDNTINKAFEAECQEQIAAQGDNQKLVGLARDFYNESAKHKYSYHFSWMGRPIIQLPQDMIAMQEIIWQVKPDLVIECGIAHGGSIIYYASLLELQGHGEVLGIDVDIRAHNRVAIESHPMSKRIKMIEGSSIDPAIAAQVRAAAQGKKVIVVLDSNHTHDHVLEELRLYAPLVSVGSYCAVMDTVVEDMPADSFPDRPWGLGDNPKTAVWKYLEENVDFDIDQQMQNKLLITVAPDGYLRRVR; via the coding sequence ATGACTGACAACACCATCAATAAAGCCTTCGAAGCCGAATGCCAGGAACAGATTGCCGCTCAGGGCGACAACCAGAAACTCGTCGGTCTGGCGCGGGATTTCTACAACGAATCTGCCAAGCACAAGTACAGCTACCATTTCTCGTGGATGGGACGGCCGATCATTCAGCTGCCACAAGACATGATTGCCATGCAAGAGATCATCTGGCAGGTCAAGCCAGACCTGGTGATCGAATGCGGTATCGCCCACGGCGGCTCGATCATCTACTACGCGTCCCTTCTGGAACTGCAAGGCCACGGCGAAGTGCTGGGCATTGACGTGGACATCCGTGCGCACAACCGCGTAGCCATCGAAAGCCACCCGATGAGCAAGCGCATCAAAATGATCGAAGGTTCGAGCATCGACCCTGCGATCGCTGCTCAGGTACGCGCCGCGGCACAAGGCAAGAAAGTCATTGTGGTGCTCGACTCCAATCACACCCACGACCACGTGCTGGAAGAGTTGCGCCTCTACGCGCCGCTGGTTTCCGTAGGCAGCTACTGCGCGGTAATGGACACCGTGGTTGAAGACATGCCGGCCGACTCTTTCCCCGACCGTCCTTGGGGTCTGGGCGACAACCCGAAAACCGCCGTGTGGAAATACCTGGAAGAAAACGTCGACTTCGATATCGACCAGCAAATGCAAAACAAGCTGCTGATTACCGTCGCCCCGGACGGCTACCTGCGTCGGGTTCGTTAA